One segment of Arvicanthis niloticus isolate mArvNil1 chromosome 5, mArvNil1.pat.X, whole genome shotgun sequence DNA contains the following:
- the Actl7a gene encoding actin-like protein 7A → MSLDGVWAPQTAADIGDGPAKKASDQASMQTQGLQTASLKDGPAKRAVWVRRDNAETEDPVKSTMSKDRPRLEVTKAVVVDLGTGFCKCGFAGLPKPTHKISTTVGKPYMETAKTGDNRKETFVGHELLNPDIHLKLVNPLRHGIIVDWDTVQDIWEYLFRQEMKISPEEHAVLVSDPPLSPHTNREKYAEMLFETFNTPAMHIAYQSRLSMYSYGRTSGLVVEVGHGVSYVVPIYEGYPLPSITGRLDYAGSDLTTYLMNLMNNSGKHFSEDHLSIVEDIKTKCCFVALDPIEEKKIPPTEHEIHYTLPDGKEIRLGQERFLCSEMFFKPSLIKSMQLGLHTQTVSCLNKCDIALKRDLMGNILLCGGSTMLRGFPNRLQKELSSMCPNDTPQVNVLPERDTAVWTGGSILASLQGFQPLWVHRLEYEEHGPFFLYRRCF, encoded by the coding sequence ATGTCTCTGGATGGTGTGTGGGCTCCACAGACAGCAGCAGACATAGGGGACGGGCCTGCCAAGAAAGCTAGTGACCAGGCCTCCATGCAGACACAGGGCCTCCAGACTGCCTCCCTAAAAGATGGCCCAGCAAAGAGGGCAGTATGGGTTCGTCGGGACAATGCTGAGACAGAAGACCCCGTTAAGTCAACTATGTCCAAGGACAGGCCAAGGCTAGAGGTGACCAAAGCAGTGGTTGTGGACCTGGGCACTGGCTTCTGTAAATGTGGCTTTGCTGGCCTGCCAAAACCCACTCATAAGATCTCAACAACAGTGGGCAAGCCCTATATGGAGACGGCCAAGACTGGGGATAATCGCAAAGAGACCTTTGTGGGGCATGAGCTCCTTAACCCAGATATACATCTCAAGCTGGTCAACCCCCTGCGTCATGGCATCATTGTGGACTGGGACACAGTACAGGACATCTGGGAATACCTCTTCCGACAGGAGATGAAGATCTCCCCAGAGGAACACGCAGTCCTGGTTTCAGACCCACCCCTGAGTCCTCACACCAACAGAGAGAAGTATGCAGAGATGCTGTTTGAGACCTTCAACACACCTGCTATGCACATTGCCTACCAGTCTCGTCTGTCCATGTACTCCTATGGACGCACCTCTGGCCTGGTGGTGGAGGTTGGACATGGTGTGTCCTATGTGGTCCCCATCTATGAGGGTTATCCTTTGCCCAGCATCACAGGGAGGCTAGACTATGCAGGATCTGACCTAACGACCTACCTGATGAACCTGATGAACAACTCTGGAAAGCACTTCTCTGAGGACCACCTCAGTATTGTGGAGGACATCAAGACGAAATGCTGCTTCGTGGCCCTGGACCCCATTGAAGAGAAGAAAATCCCTCCCACTGAACATGAGATCCATTATACTCTGCCTGATGGGAAAGAGATCCGTCTGGGTCAGGAGAGGTTCCTCTGCTCAGAGATGTTCTTCAAGCCATCTCTAATCAAGTCCATGCAGCTGGGCCTCCACACCCAGACAGTGTCCTGCCTTAACAAGTGTGACATTGCACTCAAGCGAGACCTCATGGGGAACATCCTGCTCTGTGGGGGCAGCACTATGCTCAGGGGTTTCCCTAACCGTCTGCAGAAGGAACTGAGCAGCATGTGTCCGAATGACACCCCACAGGTAAATGTGCTGCCTGAGAGAGACACTGCAGTCTGGACTGGTGGTTCTATCCTGGCCTCACTCCAGGGTTTTCAGCCACTGTGGGTCCACCGCCTGGAGTACGAGGAACATGGGCCTTTCTTCCTCTACAGAAGGTGCTTCTAA